In Lactuca sativa cultivar Salinas chromosome 5, Lsat_Salinas_v11, whole genome shotgun sequence, the DNA window atgttttgttctCTTCGATTCGTGGTATGTAACTTTTGGTACTCCTTCTTCGATTCATCGTTAATGGTAAAAATCTAACGCCTTCTCAATTTGTGTGAGTTGTGCTGGAGAATGGAGATAAATCACTACTATCGATTCTCAGAATGTTCGTAAACACCACGAAACCTAAAACGGCGGTCCCCGGTTTTGCTCGTTTGCCCATCCGTTCATCTGCTACTACACTACTTCCCTACTTCCACGTCGGCCACCGCCCGACGGTTTGCTCACTATCACGTACGTTATTTCTTAACTATCTATcatatttgaaaacattttttacCGTACAAATCAAGTCTGGATATTGAAGATATCATTTATTGTGTGTGCCCCTTCCATCCCGTTTCCATAAATGCAAAATTAAACCCTGTTATACGTGTTGTTGAAGAGTAATCTGGACAGTGAGAAAACCAAAAGACCTGGGATTACTAGCAACCGTTGTTGTCTTCATTGTATGTGCAAAACAGGAACAGTCAAAGATTAACAGATGGTATAAGATGTAAGTACATGAATAAAAAACAAGGATGGTTTTACAATTAAGGGGTCTGGTTGCTTGTTTCCAATATTCTTTTTAGTATTGTAAGACAACTCCTACTTGGGTTTGATAAACTGTTTTGATTTAAGATGGCCTATAAACATGAATTTCATTGTAACAGGTGTTATTAATACAAGGAGATCATAAGAAACTGATAGAAGATCAGCATGAGTTTGGAGATCCTTCTAAAAGGAGATATGTACTATGGTAATGTCAAGGGAATGATTCCTCATGGTAAGGGTAAATACACATGGTCCGATGGTACAGTTTATGAGGATAGTTGGAAAAAAGGAAAAATTATTACTAACTTATATAACTTAAGTCTCATCAAAACAATTTAAACCTCAACAATGATATATTCTACATAATAAAAACTTTAAGTGTTTAAATAACAATAAATATGCACCTGCAAACTTTTCCATGTGAATTCAATAAACTTCATAAATAACCAGCATATATACAACTATGTGTTGATATAGAATCATCATAATATTGAGATGGGaattgtttaaaaatttcttaATTACTCGGTTAATTAAATTGATTAACCTGTTATTCAACAAGAGGTTTGCTGCTCACGACTCTTCTCTTTAGTCTTTTGTCATCAGTAGTTCGAATGCATCCTTAAAGCAAAAATACAAGTACAGTCTGCATTGCATTGCACTGCATAAAAATGTAAACATTTATAGTGTTACCCTTTTTTGGGTTTCAGATTGCTAAGCTGCAAGATGACAATAAAGCATTAGATCGATTGACTAAATCAAAAGAGGCTGCTCTACTTGACGATGAGAGAACTGTGCAGGTTGCCTTGGGAAAGGCTTCAATGGTTGATGATCTTCAGAATAAGAATCAGGAGTTGATGAAGTAGATAGAAATTTGCCAGGTATGCTACCTCACTTAGGCCTTTAATTGCTCATTTTTCCAATatggctaaatgcaagaaataactaCCAACTTTCAATATGGCTAAATGTAATTGATTAATATTGAGAATTTTATTTCTGAACAAAAAGTAAATATTGTTTATATGATAATGTGATTTTCTGTAGGTTTTACTCAAGATGCTTCCTAGCTATTACAAACATGTGTATGCGCACGATAACACCTTGATCACCAAATTCTATGGCCTCCATCAGATAACACTAAGAGTTTGGAAGAAGGTATGTCGTATTTATCTACACAGGGgttgtttctttttctttttccccCATTAAGTCTTGTATGTAAAGTGACTGAGTGAGTAATGATGTATGCCTGAATAAAATGGTGTATACATAAATATTGCTTGTTTTCTACATTGAATAAACATTTACAATTTTACCATTACATTCCAAAAAACAAATTCCacaattttcatttatttaacaAAAATCATCAATTTTAACGTGAAATGAGTTGGGAGGAAAAACAAAGAATGAGAAGTAGGTAAGGGATtagtgtcttaatacattaagccatATTTTTTTGGCTTAACCATGTAAGtcattcatttcaaatttagtcaaaaAGAAAGAGCCATGTATATAGCTGTTTGGATCAAGTGTTTAGCTCATTAAGATGATTCGGTAAAAAAAATAACCTCTTTGGTTTCTTAGATTATCGTAATCAATAGAAATCTTTTTTGTTTTAATCTCAAATTTAGGTACAATATAACTTTGTATCTTGAAGATGGAAGTACTGGAATTGGACAGGTAAATTTTATCTTTTCTGTTTAAagttattaattattttatttatttattattcacAATGACAGGTTGTCCGAATGGCAACCTATATTCCCTTTAACTTTGTTACTAAGATGGGTGCGTGCTAATTTGCTATCAGATTTATGTCTTCTCTGGTATGCTATCCAACTTCAGGAAGATCACCTTATCAACCAAGTCTTTTCAAGATTTGGTGAAATACCTCAAGAACACGTTTCCTCTCTAACTTACTttatttcttgctgtttttctaaCGTTTTTAATGTTATGTGTCTGTGTTTGTGTAAAATAACAACACTAGTTGTATAGATTTTCAATAGTTATAGTCTATTATTACCTTATATGAAAATAGTTGTATAGatcatgtgtatgtgtttgtgtaaAATAACAACACATTTGATGTATTATATTTGTCTagtattggaatgattatttgtatgacattaacttttgtgaaatggattgtattttttgtatatggtattttatttttctattatttgacatgaaatgcaaatttaatttttaaataagcaaatctataaataaattttttttaaataaaaataaaaattacgatacgcaaaaatgtgtgtcatcttcatttatgacatggcctttcttgacaacggctttaatgatacgccattgcgtgtcataaatgcgcgtcgtctctcgttatgacatggtcttccttgacgcgcatttgcgcgtcgtctgagcgttttatgacgcgcaatgagcgtcgtaaaaggttgtttttctagtagtggtaatTTATTACATGCTACTACAATAGAGGCTTTTTTTATTAGAGGTATGTTTCTAGTCAGAATTTGTACTCATGTTTGTTGGGATAGCACATCTGATTGAGAACCATTCCTTTTTATTGGTAAAAGATGCCATTTCATGTGGACTTTCCGTCTTTAGTTATACGTTAATGTTTggtcaaaattatggtttatactttgcttttctaggcaattgtatttttctgtaatgttttaagagtttacggccgtgtttacggccatgaacaaGTTTACAGTCGTGAACCTGTTCATGgcccatgtctcatatatatatagggtgaggagtgcatgtgggtgtacggacaaggagcttaagtgtgtgttctagagagagaaacaagagagaacaagagagtgtgtgtgaatctattgtaaggaacttcattctcatcattaatacatcatatattcaagttattcttcttctccttctcttctattttgatctggcatcatctgtttgattgagattccgcaccatcaaatggatctgaatgatacacaagcagattgtggacttacaattggtattagagcttggattgtatcaatcaattttgtcagatctggagcttatttgatcttattttggaaggatttttgcatttttggatagatcttggcaaattaagggggtttgttcttcatctttttgataaaaacgagtttttgatcgagttttggagcaaaaaggggtgaaaaacgttgtttttcacgtaatctgcgaagagtttacggcctcagAGTTTACGGTCCGAGACTACGACCCTCAGAGTTTACGGTTCGCACGTGTACGGTCAAAGTTTGCCGTCCTGCAGCATTTCCAGTTCGCACCTCGCTCTCGCACGTTCAGCAAGCTTTGCAGCAGTCATCCTCGCACACAACATCAGCAAAAATAGGAATTGATTTTGGGGTTGCCAAGAATCGAACCCGGATCACCTGCCTCCTATCCCCAACGCCTTACCAGTTGAACTACCAAGACACTTGTTCCATTCCCTCGGGATTTAATTCAAAAACACTCCCATTCGCACCCAGTTTCGCAATTTTTgcacttttagcccaaaattcaaatttcttttaattttaaattctattttctaccaaaattttaacttttaattttgatttttttttacttaaaattttgactttgaccttcaagtttgacctttgactttctcgtttaaccttcaaattttcaaatttagcttttcggtttgacttttaagtttgactctttaaatttgacttttaaggttgacttttgagtttttagtcaaagaatttaaaaaaaaaatgagttccaaATCTATTccagtaaatgaagtttcatgtactccagcttgtgaaactactattaaatttcttcgggaacaaattgatttattaaaaagataagttgaggacctgagatatgaaggatatcaactcaagaaaggacagaaacccctgaaggctgaattagaagcaaaaaccaaagactttaggaagcttcaggaagattatagcaaaaaatgtgaaaattataACTATGTTATGAGACAACTTGCTGAGTTAAATActgagcttgacacattaaaaaACAAATTTGAAACTGCAGATTTTGATTTCAGAAAATTTGATGTGTCCAGCGAAGTAGTTGCGAACATGATAGATCGTTGTCTGCAATTTAAAGATAACCAACAAAAGGGTTTAGGATACGATAAAGTacctcctccttttaatcacacATATCAGTATCACCCTTTGAGTAAAGAGGAGATTGCCaacgaaccattcatggtttatggcaaaccagctggttTTGTATGAGGAGGCATTattaatattgaaaatactaatgtttctacttcctatgcagatcaatccttaaatcaATCAAAACAATAAGCTGAAGGatatgtttctgaaaataaaaatgtttttgaACCTGCTGTTTCTGTTTCAAATGATAACTCTTTTGTTTTAGATGTTAAAATCAATTATACATATTGTGATGCTTCTGCTCCGAATCATGTTGAGTTAAATTTTTTTGACAtatttgatgatttgtttgaaaaTACTGATGTTCCTGTTTCTAGCAcatctacttcatgtgcaggtaaagtagcagaggatgagaacaaggagaaaaccattgaacaaaccaacatctctttgaactctgaatctggcgcttcgaactcaactgcttctgattaacccgctgttgagaaatacaggccaccaattccagtgaaacagagtgtctgttgtaattgtgcttgtgggaacactAGGAGACAAGGCAGGGATACGCCACCAGGtttaggaagaaacaacttcacagtgaagaaaaagacatgtttttactgtggaacacctggacacattgccagaaattgtcctaatcgtgcatacgttccctactatgaacaaggctggcagaacatgCCAAGacggagatacttcaaaagaaacccctcaaggtcacgttcaaacCATGGTGACTGGAACACGcaaaaggccaagaatccaactctcaagaacaagaagggaatgccagccaagaagtccaatccaatagATGCTCCAGCGaaaccaagaccggttaggtcacaTTCATCTCGATGATCGGCTTtgagttcaaaatcaagtgccgaggcacccatccaatccaacaagaaatgggttaaacccaactacaaatgagTTCCGAaagctcaatctcccaaatcaactaatgactaatatttctacatcttctatttgtgataaacaggacatgttGTGAGAGAATGTATCTTGCGTAGATGACAaacccaatttcaaaatggactgggttccaaagaccaactgatcccgctctatgtcagagcagctatggaggcatatcatcagacttcggtttgttggtagtggctgttccaggcagaTGATAGTGGAGATCtatcaactgtacaacattcagacctttgtttgaaagtatgtgtccttttgcgggaaaggaggaaaggaagagatcacaaacggggttagtgcttaatgacattaagaatttttggatctgttatgagattatgcgtgttgttctcagaTCTTCTGGATGAAAATTCAAGTGGTGAATTATGGTTTGCGTTTGCTCTCTATACTACTAAGTTTATCTTAAACTGATTCTTTTCAaatacaatttttcattttcttatagtttttcgttagtaggcattatttgggaagtgatatcaagaaagtgataatGGGCAGTCTAAAACcagtgtaagggactgaatctgaattgtctagactctgtgttcaatgtgttgGTAGGCACGGAGGATTTGACATTGTGGATTTAGATAAGATtttttggactgaccatacgacgcccgagtagattgagcagtgagataaacacgggaacccacgggatacactaaattaatacgcatctagaactgtggcttaacttttcGTTGATttacggacttatgtccttaattctggttctgatagggtaACTGGGGGTTTtgataaagtaggtatgtaggaaattattttcttgctttctatctatcagtcatatgttgctacctctgcatgattggaagagatccgacctggaattcagcatatgcaactctatttctacgcacctccttatctatgaaactatttctatatgttagtcatatgttgtctcctctgcgtgattgaaacatATCCGACTtggaacacagcatatgcaacattctacctctcaatccttATATCTTTGTTAGTCGTATGTTGTCCCCTCTACGTGATTGAAAGAGATCGACCTGGGACAtaacatatgcatctatctcttaatctgacttcctccttaataattgtttactcacctaaagtaaggagtccttaggaagttcttgataaccagggtatatcgggaagtggggaacacgttctagtgcaactaaaattgaaccatttaaagGTTGtttatagatctcgctgcttagtTTTAATGTACGACAATACCCGTGGTCGTCatcagctaaatggtttatttagaaaattttgtcgatatccttcgtgtttaagtggaccataatACCAGCAATTGACcaaatctattcatgaaggtgaaggtactgataaacaagttcaggctgtctcacaactttgatcctaaatatttttctttttgttaaatttgttcatagttttcctctatgcacaaatttaggggggggggggggggattaaaaaaaatcaaacaaaaatcaaaatccaaaaatattgttatttctgttttatttcttgtttagaaaaataaaaaatccaaaactatttttgtttctgtcttaatttgtgtgctaagttttcttttagtttttgttttgtcttgaaaagtgaattcaggtgtagatgagattcatggagactgtatcgagattttTGAGCCAAAGTTTCAtctgtgatcatcgaagaattctcattcgaaggagcaagaaatgaagattattcattcaacattcaatctttcaaccccagaagcaaggtgaagttgcacttgaagattatgtgacggattgcattgaagcctcctcaatcagtctgctactATCTTAAACCTGatgaagtgatccaaaagattagttctctctgatattctctctgaagattctcaagctgaaagcgctatctttcaagaatcagtacaagaagcctcctcgcCCAATGTGCGTTTAATGTCAAATTCTACAGaaaatcccaactgctcaagatgaagtcattctttgaagattcatcaagttcatcttaaagttgtaaagaatttgaagataaatgctgaagccaaaCTTACAATGAAGATTAACAAAAAAAAGCCAGCTattttttagggggagtttgttgtgtcagttagaaaagaaagttataaaccaaggggagattgttgggtcaaaattatggtttatactttgcttttctaggcaattgtatttttctgtaatgttTTAAGAGTTTACGACTATGTTTACGATCGTGAACCTGTTCACAGCCcgtgtctcatatatatagggtgaggagtgtatGTGGGTGTACGGACAAGGAGCTTAAgcgtgtgtattctaaggtgtgttctagagagagaaacaagagagaagaagagagtgtgtgtgaatctattgtaaggaacttcattctcatcattaatacatcatagattcaagttaatcttcttctccttctcttctaatttgatctggcatcatccgtttgattgggattccgcaccatcaaacggatctgaatgatacacaagcagattggggacttacagtTAATTAAGATCCTAAGTTAATTTGGTTGTGTTGAGTTGCACAGTGCCATATGCATTGTATAGTATCCATGTTATATTTCTTCATAATATGGTGAAATCATTTGTTACGTTTTACATTGTATAATTATTCACTTATTATATCATGTTATGAATTGTTATGTAATACAAGTTCATGTATAAATATCAGATGCGTAGATACACTAAAAGCAATTCTTTAAAGGATATAAGAATGGATAAAGATCATTGAAAGGATTAGGACCATAACATCCACAttacatgtagtgttgctttaAGAGTTTGATTAGTTATGGTGCCCTTTGAGGCTACAATTTGTATTTAATAGTTGATAGCTTATATATGACTAGTGtattagattttatttatttatttgtgttggaagtattaaggattcttatgaatatggtttgctTACATAAAGGTAATGTTGAAATTTCGgtagaaatttttaaaaaatatttaagtcTTTCGGAGATGTCACAAGGTATATATGCATAAAAATCTTGAATGCTATTCTCATTATGTTGAAGTGCATGAATATTGGTCTCTAACTAATATATGCATAAAAATCTTGAAAGAATTTTTGAGCCATGTAATTATATTGGAGTTGTTATTCTCCTAAGTAATCATCAACTTTCTCATCTTGTGGTCTAACATATACCATACTAATGTAACCCCAAACATATTTTCATTTAGAAAATTCTTGGTAACATAACTTTAACACCCATAATgacttaaaatatatttttcgatttgtacacatttgatcACTCAATTTtatttttcgtccacatttaccccttcaacttcttaaactgtacacattcagtccttatgatcAGTTATTCAATGTTATCCGAGAAAAATgccttaatagggtaatatatttctcattatgtacacatttagtccttaatatttttcgtttcaaaataagttatttttgtttttgtactcattcagtacttatgaatgatttcgttaggtttttctcacgacatcttttgtgggacaatcattgatgaggtgtttagggttgttgatgcttatgtccatcACGATCTCGACTGCTTGGTTACATATGTCTTGTTGTCTGGCTTAAGTCTTGTGTTATGaacatcgtaacttcttcattcgatatTAGATTTAAACGATCTTTATGTCCACATGTTCATTTtttgagtctactacaactttcgttaagattactcccattaaaatgtaatattatttttacttatgattttataaaaaaaaaaaaaaaaacattcatacatgcattcataaaaaagtaaggatataaagatcgtaagtaaaaatatattactttttagcgggagtaatctaaacgaacattgtagtagactaaaatacaaacacatggatataaagatccgTAAAATCCGAGATCGTatgaaaaaaatttgaatttcagAACACAAGACCTAAGCAACAAAGTAGTTGAGATCGCTATGGACATAAGTATCAAAAGCCTcaaacacctcattaatgattgtctcacgtaagatgtcgtgaAAAAACCTAAGAAAATCATTCATAATTACTAAATGAGTATAAAAACACAAATGGCTTAGGTTGTGTTTGACgcgccacagctagctgataagctaccttatttttcgagcttttttatgttgtcgtgtttggtaagccaaaaagtagcttttaagctagctttttgaaaagctactcaGACTAGCTTTTTAagagcttttttaaaattttccaaatacacctcttaattaattatagaaacacatactcatacatgtccttttatgtaattttatatatttcagccagcttttcagctagttttaccaaacgttattttttatcagaaAACTTTTTAGCTATcagctagttttttatttaacagctagcttttcagctatcagctagtttttcagctaaCAACTAGCTTTTTagctagtacgccaaacatagccttattttgcaataaaaaatattaatgactaaatgtgtacaaaaatattaagaactaaatgtgtataaaaatattacaaaataAATATGTACAAagtgataaatatattattgtattAAATCATTTTGACTGTCTAACCTGGAGTAACTCGTTATACGGATTCAGTATGTATATTTTAACAAGTTAAAGAGGTAAATATGGACGAAATAAACTCAGTGACTAAAATGTATataaattgaaaaatatattacccttttaatttATTATCCTTAGTTTTTACCATCTAACTGAAAACTAATATACCGAAGATAATTATGTTTCGTACCCCATAAACCAATAACTACAAAACCGTAATCGAATACAAAGACaaaatcaatcaagaacacatacTCCATAAACTATTAACCCCAAAACTCCTTAACTTCAAACAATCAATGCTATGGAGTATGGACAGATGACTTCAACACCATGAAGATTATTTACCTAAAAGGCTCTAGGTTTTTATTGATCATAGAAAATGTACATACAATGAAAAGGAAAATGGAgctatatatataacaaaactagGGTAAAATATCATGCATTGTATTTATAAACCCAACTCATCAACCAAAAAACAAAGAAATATCATGTTAGAATTTTATAGATGAAGATACAAGACACCCATCACCAATCCTAAATTCCTACATTCAATCTTGTTAAATATTTACACTCTTTTTTCGGGTCTTAATTGGCCAAAAGGGGATCTTCCACAGTTTTGTGATTTTTATCTTCATTATGAGAAAATATATCCATAGGCGCAGTTGTAAACCCTAGCTTCCTGTTTTTCGATGTACCCTTCTCACGATCAAGATATATTACTATCACAGATATATCATCGTGAAAATGACGCCTAATACCCCTCTCGATTTTCATTATATCCTTGTATCTCAACTCCCTCTTCTTTGTCGCCTCACGTATCGCTGCCCCTACTAGTCTTTTTGCTATCCCCTGTAACCAAACATTTCTCATTTCCATTAAAAATGATATAAATCATATCGtgtaattaatataataattaaaaaaaaaaaaaaaggtgacTAACCGATCTTGGATTATTATATACAATATCCACTGCTGCTTCATCGCTCAAATGCTCCCAAAGTCCATCAGAAGCAAATATTAAAAACAAATCTTGGGATTTGAGTTTTCTTGAAATGATGGAAGGTTCTGCTGATAATACAGCTTTCTTCAATGGAACATGGTTTCCATACTGTAGATAACGTGGGTCCCTGTGGAATTCGGGTTTCTTTAAATAGAAATCACCTATTGATCTTGATACCTGAAAGAAAAAATAAACAACATATATTTGGCGTATCATTTACATGATAACTTCAGTTGCTTGAGAACATGTGGTGCTTCTCGAAAAAGTAAAAGAGAACAGCCAATACGATTCACGAATCAGATGCTTCAGAATAATTGTCTTTTCAGAAAGCTAAAGGAGAAAAGAATCGATCGTTTGAGATTTTGAAGATGATTATTGATTAGTGATTACATGAATCCGTTGAAGTCTGAAACATTATAAGCAGATGAAATTAAGTGAAAGTAGTACCTGAATTATGCCTTTGATTCTCCAAACTCCACGGCAATACATAACAACAGGTGAATCACCAGGATGTTGTGCTTCTACCtccttcctcacttcttcatatGAGACATTATGATCTCTTGACAAACGCTCTGCAACTACTTTATCCTTTCTTCCATCGGAAACCTTCTGGCCAAGGACTACTCGTGAGTCTCCAAGGTTAGCGACATGTAATTCATCGTTGGAAATAGCACCAACAAGACAGCATGATCCAACTGATGCAATCTGTGGTTTAATGGGCATTTGATGCTTCACGAACTGGAAAAACTTCTCCTCTGTGGCGCTGAATGCCTTTTTTATAACATCTGCGGATATACCTCCTTGTTCTGATGCATACTCTACAGAAAATCGAAATTCGCCAGAGATGAATACATAATCACAGATATCGATCAATAAAATTGGGAATCACACTTTCCGATTCTGAATTTCAactctaaaacatataaaaaaaaaaactacagcAACATTGAAATTTTGgaaaaatcaatagcaaaaccAGTTGAAACTTCAAGCTAGGGTTTGACATTAACATTAACGTAAAAGTACTTACTATGAATGAAGGGGAAAAGGTTAGAATTAACAAAACGAGAAGCTTC includes these proteins:
- the LOC111877213 gene encoding probable protein phosphatase 2C 63, yielding MLRMCAKPIERCLGRRSGDVLLWHNDLKPHASGDFSIAVVQANSNLEDQSQVYTSPSATYVGVYDGHGGPEASRFVNSNLFPFIHKYASEQGGISADVIKKAFSATEEKFFQFVKHQMPIKPQIASVGSCCLVGAISNDELHVANLGDSRVVLGQKVSDGRKDKVVAERLSRDHNVSYEEVRKEVEAQHPGDSPVVMYCRGVWRIKGIIQVSRSIGDFYLKKPEFHRDPRYLQYGNHVPLKKAVLSAEPSIISRKLKSQDLFLIFASDGLWEHLSDEAAVDIVYNNPRSGIAKRLVGAAIREATKKRELRYKDIMKIERGIRRHFHDDISVIVIYLDREKGTSKNRKLGFTTAPMDIFSHNEDKNHKTVEDPLLAN